A window of Rhipicephalus microplus isolate Deutch F79 chromosome X, USDA_Rmic, whole genome shotgun sequence genomic DNA:
GCTTATCCTTAAGGTGCAGCAGCGGCTCACTCAACAAGAATGAGAACGCAAACTACGGCAAAAAAAAGAGTAACATGTCTCCATCTTGGACACTGAATCTTACCTTCCTCCATGCAGTCTGCCGTGGGACAACGCACGACGGCACCAGGAACATCCTCTGACACTAGGGTGGCAACACTGGCCACGGTAGTCTGGGTGATCATATCCTTGTTTAAAGCATCGGACACTGGACTTTCGGTCTCATTCTTTTGTTGACTTGGGAAATAAAATGGCAACGTTCGGAGGTCATTTAAATTGTGCTTGATGTCTGCCGACCCGTTTCCACTTGATGTTTCTGTAATATTAAGGTCAGTATCGTTAAACCCGGAGCTGAAACTGCGAATGATCGGTGCATAGTTCGACGCATTTGAAACTTCTAGTGTCTTATTTGTCGCGTCCGAACTCGCATTGTCTTTTAGAGTTACCGCTGACAAAGACGTCGAAGTTATCGAGGAGTGAGACGTTGTCGCTGACGTTGTCGTCGACATTGCTTTTTTCAGGATTGAAATGGAAAATGTCCCGTGTGTGGGGCGTACGCGTTCTGCAGACCATTCTATGGGAGCCTTGTACGGTGGCCTGGTCATGACAGTGTGCTTCAGCATTCGGGGTCGGCGGTTATCACGCGGACGTTGTTTATTCTTATGCCCAGGATGTTCTTTCTGAAGTCCCGAAGCATCATTCGGATGCTCCCAAACGTTCATTCCAGCATGTTGGTAAATGTTATTCGTTAAATCCGTCTCATTCACCTGATCACCTGGCAGTTCTAGGTTTCTTTTGGTGTCGTTTGCTATGAAGTGGGCCGTTATAATCTCGCTTTGTGTATTTGGACTTTCTGTTAGAGCCGCTTCGCGTTTTTCATCCAGACTATGACGATGTGTGATCTCCACGGGCTTTATGTTGCGTTTGTATGATCCTTCAGACGTAGATGAGGCGGTTTCCCCACCTGCTCTAGCATTGCGTATCGGATCATTAGTGTTTTCTAAAGTCTCATGTGATCCGTCCTTCGATGAGGTCGACTTCAAGTACAGTTTTTCAGCTTTAGTGTTTTCATATTCTGATGACAGTCTTGTTGTAGAGGTCAATTTCGCATGATGCCTCTTCTTCGCATGTTTTCTTGGTGGGTACCGGTTCCGAGTTGGTTCGGTAGTCCCCAATGTGGTTGGAGCTGCAGACTCTTCTACAGTCGTAAGTTTCGTAGTTAATCGCTTGCGATAGCGTCCTCGTCTTGACATTCGTATCCGGCGTCTGGTGCGAAGGCTGCCTTGAGTGGAAGTTTCTGACTGGCTGATCAAATTGGCGGTTGTTCCACCAGACAACCTTAATGACGATTTCAAAGCACTCGGCGAGGTACTCCACGTTTCGTGCGAACTAGGCAGTGTTACCTgtactttctttctctctccgcTGCCATGTTTCTCTATGATAATTTCATTCCTAGCAACGTCGTGTGAAACCACAGTGGAGCTCGTTTCTACCAACGCGTTGCTGCTTTCACCACTGGAAATAGTGCTAGTGCGTACAGACGACATTAATTTATGGTGTCCGGCATGTCTAACATCAAACCCTGTGGTTATCTTGCTCACTGCGCCAACAGACTGTCGAGAGATATCTTCCACGCTATGAACTTCCGTCTGTGATTGTTTCGTCCAAGCTTTTTCTTCGCGCACGCCTTCCCTTGTGTTTATAGCCTCAACTATCGGGTTATTTTTGGTATTGTCTTTCTTCTCTTCACGTTTCGCTCCGTTCATCGCCAAGTTGAATGAGTCTGAAGAGCTTGTCGGCTCAGCTGGAGGGTGTGAGCCTTCATAAGAGAAACTTAGTGGTGAAATATCGCTGCCATTGATGTTCTCAGGAACAGTTCCCACATTTAAAAGACCAGCGGACTTTTTAGTCGTTGGGCTGCCAGTAGTTGACATAACCTCACTTTCAACTCGATTCTCACTGTGTTCAGCAATGTCACCGCTTAATGAGTTGTTGCTGCCTGTAGGTAGAATAGTTTCGTGGTTGTATCTCGTAGATGTTGCTTGAGTGCTATTGAGTAGTTCGTTTAATGAAAGCTCTTTCGACGCAGCTTCATATTCTGAAGGCTTGTGACCAATGTCAAGGGTGATATTATCTTGAATCTGTCCGTCCCTCAATGACATGGGCGGCGTTTCAGACTCGTTCTGCTGTGTAACTGCGTTGGGCTGTGACACAATCGCTGCAGTACCGTTATCAATCGACCTATTCTGGGAGGACATTGCAACTGCTTCGTTTTCTCTGGCACTTTTATTTGCCTCCGTCTCTTGTTCGAAAGTCCAAAGAGTAGGCAAGTTTCTGTCACCATTAGACACCACGTCTGTTGGAGACGATGACACGACAGTCAACATGCTTCCATTTGCTGCCGTCCATTTCTCAGGTAATGACGAAGATAAGCTCAAAACGTTGTTTTGAGACACATCGATTGGCTTGTCTGAGATTATAGTTGTAATGTTACTTCCATTCAAGGGGACAAACATTATTTCTGCTGCGAGCGTAGAGACTGATCGAAGTAATTCTGAAGGTTCACTCATGGTAGTACCGTCTGCCAGATGCTTGGGGGAATTAATTCCATTAAACAGCGACTCTGGTTTCTCCTTGTCGACACGATGGGTCTTAACGTCGACTCCTACAACGGTTGTTTTCTGTCCCGCGAAACCTGTGAGTGAAGGTGACGTTGCGTTTTGCTCTTTGCTCCCGTATAGTCCTTCCCTCTCATTTGCATAGGACACTATAATTACCGTTGACCGGCTTATGCGCTCCTCTGGCGGAACTGAGTGAGCATCCAACTTGGGCTTGTCTGATTGCTCAGAAGATACATTCTTTTGGGACTCGTCAAAGTCAAAAGCTGGCACGATACGACCTATTTCTTTGTCGTTTATGTCTTGCCGCCGACGGTCAACGACAGGTGAATGTGTTGTTACATGCCCTTTTGTCTCATATTCATGAGATCCGATTGATGGTTCGCCAAACAAACTCGTATCACGCACAGTAGGAGCTGCGGTAAGAGAAACAACACTCTTGTCCTCAGAGAAAAGGTTCACGTCATGGACTGATTTTGAGACTCTCTCCGTGACAGACGTGCTAGCAAACGCCCCACTTGAGGTCACGCCCAGCGAAGGTGGCTCATTGTCGGAGGTTTCGGGAAGCTGATTCCACTTAATGAAAGGTTCTGCCACTCCCTCAGAGGAAAATCTCTTATTCACAGTGCCGAAAGTTACCTTGCTGGAGGTAGCGGTGATGTCAATTTCACTGACCGCATTTGGGGTGCTGTTGCCGGAACGGCTCGCATTGGCGCTACCATTTATATTCCCGCCAACCCTGATGACGTAGACACTGATATTGTCATTCCCTATGGCCTTAATACTACCAATGCTGGTTGTAACTGCCGTTGTGGTGGCTACTGTAGAAAATCCGCGTCTGCCGATGAACCGGCGAACTAGATTTGGAGTGACTGGCAAGGAGTCATTAACATTGTTCCATACCGGAAGACTTTTGCTGGTTAGACCAACGTCTTTGCGACGCAGAGCTGCTCTCCAGTGAGTAGTGACGGCCTCCTGCCGGAATGGTTCGTTTACTTCCGGGTCACCGATTTCGTACGTCACCGGAGAGGCGGTTTTTTGGGTGCGCAGAGAGTCGAAATTGACGTCCGCGATTTCAATCATGGAGAACTCCGTAGTTGGTTCCCCTGCAAAGGCTCGCATCCCAGGTACCATGAACTGCTTATTCCGGGGCAAGGTCGACCAGTTACGAGGCGACTTCGCACCTCCAAGACGACCGATGAACACTGCGAATTATGTAAGTGTCGATCGAAAAAGCTCAAAGTTGAATGAGTACAAAAATTCAGTAACTCATGCTTGCAACAAGTACAAACCTCTGTGATATGGTGGGTCTTCTACAGGAGGCACGACGACATCTGCGCAACATAGACACAATGTAAAGGCATTGTCACTAGTGCATCTAGAATgtatttcctttctttttccttatTTTGAAGAGAGTGCGGTGGCGGGAGGGTGTAACCATATTTTATGTCCGTGGTAGCGTTTGTACGTGTGCACGCATATACACACATGTACACTGAAAAAATTGCGGGGCATATAAAGCCATCGGTCCCCCCTTTGCTATGCCAGTGAATAGCACCCTTTATTATTCACTCATATCTATAGTCATTTTATATCGACACTAGCAACTTTGCACAAGGTTGGTTTCGCAACACAGTCTTAggaaaaaattggcctcgtatctgcatgtaatctgcaaatgtcgtcgaaagacgatagtcttgcgtgtgaagagagtgaacaattaatttgatcattggcgcaagaaaatcggtgaacgatattttggaggcgctgcgttagagtgcctcgagcgtgcagcggaggtgaacgagcgcatcaagtcacgtcatggatgaatggatggatggatatggctgtaccctttagatcgggcggtggctagcgccaccaagccgtaatacttaatgaactcaaaactatatttatttatttattccttaaaaagtgagtttgaggattcgtactttgcagtgaagagtttaattttcactcgtgccttgactttagccaccaatcagataacctccttctagttaagtctacttgcttaaagtctattttgccatcccggtccctaaaccccagtgctttgaaaaactctgcgccatcatcctgaactatagggtgaagccctttacagaacattatcaagtgttcggcagtttcttcttcctctccacacgcactgcattctgtgtctacccattcgtatttggcccaatatgttttggttcgcagtactcccgtcctcgcctcaaacagtagagaactaccccgagtattatcatagatcctttccttggcgatttcctgcttaaaagttcgatagatctctagtgcgcacttcttaatcatgcccattttccacatgtcagtctccatttccttcactttcttcttaaccgatagttctttttggtttggccacctgctgttttctaagcatttaccagtcaacttcctggttcgcttcctccattttgtatcgacattcttcatgtacaagtagctgaaaaccttcctagcccaacgctcctccttcatttctctcaatcgcttctcaaattctatcttgctgctagcttccctgccctcaaatgatgtccatcccatatcaccttgtactccctgatttggtgtatacccgtgagctcctaaagcaagcctacctattccacgttgcttaatttgtaatcttgcttgaacttctgatctcatgcacaagaccgcattgccgaacgtcagcccaggaaccatgacccctttccatattcctctcacaacatcatacctattgtaatttcacagtgccctatttttcatcactgctgcattcctgttaccttcagtcgtcacgtatatttcgttttctctcaggtactcggtcccattgcttatccatacgcccagatatttgtatttatctgtgtgAGTATTTATCTGTGTGTATTTATCTGTGTGagacatgtgagacatgagcgccacctgccAGTCTTCTTACAAAACGCAAGCGCGTGcctctgagacaggtgtgcgtgcccgtctcagacgTGATAGGATGagaaacgcaaagcgacgggtaggtgccaccatcatcgcgtctaagcaaagcgttgaaaaaaaCTCACcatttcgtgcaagcattgcatggtcagcgaagcgtgataagcgctacggtccttaaaattacttttgtATCCCTTTTCTACTaagagatgcacatgcagaatatatacgtgttgttattggTTTCCCAGTCTTGCGCAGTAATTTCTTATTAATTGAAAAgtacacaagtatgaatgctaaaccttgagcaacattggtgggcgctgcggatggggtcggtcatttcaagtacccggtgccgttaagagtggacaaacagacaaatttacagacagacagaccaaaatttttgcatcgaaggtccccaagaaagactatcgtctttaaaagtaagCACATTTGTAACAATTAGGGTGAATGAAGGTGGAACATACGAGTGAGCTTTTAAGATGGGCATAAGGTGGCACATTATACCAAACTATGAGACTGTGCGTGGTTAACTGTTCCTCGAATATGCTCCCCACTACCTCATCTGTACCAGCAGACTGGTTAGCTGTTGTTCATATACCAGTTAAAGTAACTCGGACGGCCAGGCGTGCAAAAGGCAAATTGCTAGGTCAAATGTCCATTTATCACGGCATATACATTTTTCTCAAGCGGTGAGTATCTGACTATCAATAGCATGACCGGCAGACGTGTTCAAATACATGCCAGCTCGAATTTGCGACCCCCAAAGCGTTTGTGGACTCACCCGATGGTGGCACGAATTCCCGTTTATCTGTCTTCTTCCAGGCGATGGCCAGCATCGAAAGAACGAGCAAAGTGATGGCCATGCTGGCAATGAGGATTGTTTTAGAACACTCTTGACGACGCCCATGACTACTCGTTGTcctgcaattgattgattgattgattgattgattgattgattgattgattgattgattgattgattgattgattgattgattgattgactgattgattgattgattgatacgtggtgtttaatgtcccaaaagaCCTGCGATTAAGATAGCCTGGTCAGTGAGGCCGCAGTGATATCTTGGTTTAAAATTACATATAGCGACAGATAGTGATCTCTTCGCCTAACGAGTAGTCGATATACAGAAAGCCATTGGAGTGACGCTAGAATCCTTAAATCTAACCACAATGCTGAGCAGAATAAACGGCTATGACGCTGCTGCGAGTGTGCGGTGGCTGAATTAATGCCTGTAGTGTTGACTGTCTAATTCTGCTCCAAGTAATGCTGTAGCCGTCCGAGTAAAGTACTCACCGTTgatcccccccccctcaccccacGGTACATGCAGCATACCACACGGCCATCGGAAGCAAGCGAACTCTCTATAATATTGTCTGGTGTTCTACATCACTAAACTATCATATAAAtgtgatagacgccgtagtgaaaagctgtggaaatttcgacctcccggtgttttttaacgtgcactagtgtttatttttctttattcaatGGTTACCACGCTTAGCCTGAAGACActgcagcaggggggttacaatgtcGAGAAAAGGCACACCTTCATTGATACAGTCAACTTGTTCATTTGATAAGCGATTCTATTCTCTAATGGAACGAACAAAAAACGATttagcatacaaattagatcTGATATGGCactctaaaatcttgaaacaaTGATCATTTTGCGAAGAGATATAATGAGAACTGTGAAGGTACTTTTCTCTTCGAATGCCCGTTTTACCATAAAATATTGGGTACAGGATCTTTAGCAGCAGTTTCATTCGAAGCGACGAGAGCAATTCCCATcctagttcattttttttttatgttataGCAACTGTCATTTCTTGAGTACCGGCTTAGGGAAAACGTTGCAgctctattttgtattttttcaagtttttaaCTTCAAGTACTTTGCCAGGAGTCCCACACGGCAGAAGCGTAATCAAGCATAGGGCGAATGTATGCTCAAGACGGCGTTGATTTTAAACATGCCGGCGCACGTCACAGGCTGCTCCGATAAAATCTAGTCATCGCACAGTTCGtgggcctctaacatttcgccTACACCAAAATGAGACTGGCATggccggtatcgaacccacgacctgagCAGCTGAGAACCGTGACCGCTACGCCCCCTGGCGGATAGCGAGGCATTTCCGCCGTATTTTCCTTGTGGCATTCACCCTAACCGTGCATATTCGTCAAACGATGTGGTTCAGGGTAGTCTACAATTGACTCGGTGTGATGTGGACTCCTGATGTATCAGTACCAGAGCATCAAAAGGTATCTTATATAGCCACGTAGCAGTGACTCGTTCAACACCGTTCATGATATCGAACTGCAGGCGCTGCTTCCAGACAAATCCCAATGGCAAGACACTTTGTACCAGTGGAGTGGGCAgcatttatttttgttatttattcaAAATGCCCCTAAGGGTCCTCTTACGAGTGTATTACATAGAGGGGTGGGTACCTTGAAGAAAGAAGCGGAAAAAAGCTACATCAGTGGACGAAATACAATTCGGTGACATGTTAAGCACTGCGATAAAATTTGCCAGGCAAGTAATCAATTGCGTCTATTCAGTGTGAAAACCAAATCAATAATATTCCCCACCTAAGAGGCGATGCAGGCACAAGAAATGAAATCCCGATGGTTCGATGTCAAGTTATGCAACAAGAATGCAATATATGCCAGTAAACTGCCTACGCATAATTCGTTGTTTAGACGGAAGTGTCGTGGTGTAACGGTTAGAACTCCTAATTCACACGCGAAAATACTTATCCCGAATTATTTGGTTGTACGTGTTTCATGGTTGCATTCAATTTAATACGGATAGGTGAAGCTGTGCAATGGAGAGATCGGGTAGCGTATACGTCAAAGAGTAGGTGAAGCTGTACAAGTTAGTGAATGGAATTTTAAATAAGAATATTACGTTGATTTACAACACTGGAAACGCTGCAATGTGTTAAACACAATGCTCAGTGCATGGACTGGTGCTCTAAGAAGTGGTTTATGTGTAACGCGAAAAGCAACATGACTGTCAAAACTACACATGTTCTACGCTGCCTTTGATGGTGTCAGACTGAAATACCGAGTGAAAATCAAGTACCACGTAATTAACAATACACTGCCTCccccagataaaaaaaaatctggttcATCCCGGATAAAACACCGCGCGCGGCGAAATGTGGTGTCGTGTTTAAGCTAGATGTGGCCTACAGTTTTTTTTAAGCCGCATATAAAGCATCGCACACTACAAATGCAGATAATGTGGGCGCcaaaaatgtaacacttgttgcATTTACGAGAAA
This region includes:
- the LOC142775008 gene encoding uncharacterized protein LOC142775008; the protein is MSTEKLQETSFLSEFSDVDLNSSQLTDEDEDEERRSLTTSSHGRRQECSKTILIASMAITLLVLSMLAIAWKKTDKREFVPPSDVVVPPVEDPPYHRVFIGRLGGAKSPRNWSTLPRNKQFMVPGMRAFAGEPTTEFSMIEIADVNFDSLRTQKTASPVTYEIGDPEVNEPFRQEAVTTHWRAALRRKDVGLTSKSLPVWNNVNDSLPVTPNLVRRFIGRRGFSTVATTTAVTTSIGSIKAIGNDNISVYVIRVGGNINGSANASRSGNSTPNAVSEIDITATSSKVTFGTVNKRFSSEGVAEPFIKWNQLPETSDNEPPSLGVTSSGAFASTSVTERVSKSVHDVNLFSEDKSVVSLTAAPTVRDTSLFGEPSIGSHEYETKGHVTTHSPVVDRRRQDINDKEIGRIVPAFDFDESQKNVSSEQSDKPKLDAHSVPPEERISRSTVIIVSYANEREGLYGSKEQNATSPSLTGFAGQKTTVVGVDVKTHRVDKEKPESLFNGINSPKHLADGTTMSEPSELLRSVSTLAAEIMFVPLNGSNITTIISDKPIDVSQNNVLSLSSSLPEKWTAANGSMLTVVSSSPTDVVSNGDRNLPTLWTFEQETEANKSARENEAVAMSSQNRSIDNGTAAIVSQPNAVTQQNESETPPMSLRDGQIQDNITLDIGHKPSEYEAASKELSLNELLNSTQATSTRYNHETILPTGSNNSLSGDIAEHSENRVESEVMSTTGSPTTKKSAGLLNVGTVPENINGSDISPLSFSYEGSHPPAEPTSSSDSFNLAMNGAKREEKKDNTKNNPIVEAINTREGVREEKAWTKQSQTEVHSVEDISRQSVGAVSKITTGFDVRHAGHHKLMSSVRTSTISSGESSNALVETSSTVVSHDVARNEIIIEKHGSGERKKVQVTLPSSHETWSTSPSALKSSLRLSGGTTANLISQSETSTQGSLRTRRRIRMSRRGRYRKRLTTKLTTVEESAAPTTLGTTEPTRNRYPPRKHAKKRHHAKLTSTTRLSSEYENTKAEKLYLKSTSSKDGSHETLENTNDPIRNARAGGETASSTSEGSYKRNIKPVEITHRHSLDEKREAALTESPNTQSEIITAHFIANDTKRNLELPGDQVNETDLTNNIYQHAGMNVWEHPNDASGLQKEHPGHKNKQRPRDNRRPRMLKHTVMTRPPYKAPIEWSAERVRPTHGTFSISILKKAMSTTTSATTSHSSITSTSLSAVTLKDNASSDATNKTLEVSNASNYAPIIRSFSSGFNDTDLNITETSSGNGSADIKHNLNDLRTLPFYFPSQQKNETESPVSDALNKDMITQTTVASVATLVSEDVPGAVVRCPTADCMEEGGRLHTFTNLTLKPCTNFYEFACSGWVRTHPYPSNRKKVSVDDLVVQIAEKKTMEFIYENVLDHATYTDPLLHNVARMFQGCSDKSFLLRNPAMALQAALDDVRLTDWPYDEEPLDLDVPEAIAFATRKMDVNPFFVPSLEIDTTTTSGWVFVIREPRAVITEDAYFAGDVVSTYQKLVMQAMSLVNSDKNIQALAEPVLYVDQEVHKMVEKNRRLTDYTREHYRKSLQHVNKRREFDVGSYLSTLMDGIAVLDNEVEFVIPTTSFLEDVQNVTMTFEKNVLLNYIGFRAVLALSPLLPHNDGRDLAHLHFAREIPTRTPAKRWRFCLRLLEGIYKLPLLQLQVESFEKKDNFHTINRTMELLKKHFFRTVRNSSRFGHSTRQMIITKLRDLKFHSFSSPLIGNTEVRERHYHGVPDVDPSNVLTDYVLTLNIVLKNYWSYYGSIGPQFRWHGSIFDTVATYNHFENTLYIPPSLFMEDVKYNTYHSPLYFPRSGRRIMEGLYGMLEREASFFGQHNEVVKASSWDYTTTDGYLSLRSCLKEQFRKAAMPHLVPGQTSGLHPSRPLRQDMKDNAIINVVIEAFKETMQDFGYKPGVFVLPGFAQTSMEQLFFLLYGASQCEVTSQEAALADEIIRASHPRRYRVNHALQNNAIFSQAFMCANTTEMNPKKKCKVW